One Ignavibacterium sp. DNA segment encodes these proteins:
- a CDS encoding tetratricopeptide repeat protein, with protein sequence MNGSAKKTIGKENLLDQIFDESEMENIHKYYEEVIEIDSTNYDALTNLGVIYQRAADLEKSLGYFKKAVKFNPQKARAYHNLGILNSIMGRLDEAVINLNKAAELDSTSPNSIRQLGIIYLQNKMFNEALESFNRALKRDNKDTESYLGKSLAYWLLKDYDKVLAVVNEMQSFDLRFNRMELLLADVYFKKNDYEKAMKYAKIDEVENSSQAEGHYLLGVLYEISGEKDKAEFEFEEASAITQQNPQASLELSINIFFNAEVK encoded by the coding sequence ATGAATGGATCCGCAAAAAAAACAATAGGAAAGGAAAATCTTTTAGATCAGATTTTTGACGAATCTGAAATGGAGAATATCCACAAGTATTATGAAGAAGTTATTGAAATTGACAGCACAAATTATGATGCACTAACTAACCTTGGAGTAATTTATCAACGAGCTGCGGATTTGGAAAAATCGCTCGGGTATTTTAAGAAAGCTGTAAAGTTCAATCCTCAAAAAGCAAGAGCATACCATAACCTTGGCATTCTGAACAGTATAATGGGACGGCTTGATGAAGCAGTTATTAATCTTAACAAAGCAGCGGAGCTTGATTCGACCAGTCCAAACTCAATCCGTCAATTGGGAATTATTTATTTGCAGAACAAAATGTTCAACGAAGCGCTTGAATCTTTTAACCGTGCTTTGAAGAGAGATAATAAAGATACTGAAAGTTATTTGGGAAAATCTCTTGCTTACTGGCTGCTTAAAGATTATGATAAGGTACTTGCTGTGGTAAATGAAATGCAATCATTTGATTTACGTTTCAATCGAATGGAACTGCTGCTTGCTGATGTTTATTTTAAGAAAAATGATTATGAGAAGGCAATGAAATATGCAAAGATTGATGAGGTTGAGAACTCATCTCAGGCAGAAGGTCATTACTTGCTTGGTGTTCTTTATGAAATTAGCGGAGAGAAAGACAAAGCAGAATTTGAATTTGAAGAGGCATCTGCAATTACGCAGCAAAATCCTCAAGCAAGTTTGGAGTTAAGTATCAATATTTTTTTCAATGCTGAAGTAAAATGA
- a CDS encoding P-II family nitrogen regulator, with the protein MKEIKAIIRDFKLDAVITELKKIEGLPGITISEIKGFGKSKARNAQDKISEGLHEFVPRVKIELVVHNDIVDQVIDVIQRTAHTGNPGDGKIFVIEVSNVVKIRTNERGAVAI; encoded by the coding sequence ATGAAAGAAATAAAAGCAATTATAAGAGATTTTAAACTCGATGCGGTAATAACTGAGCTTAAAAAAATAGAAGGATTGCCCGGTATTACAATTTCGGAAATAAAAGGATTTGGTAAATCAAAAGCCAGAAATGCACAGGATAAAATCAGTGAAGGGTTACACGAGTTTGTGCCAAGAGTTAAAATAGAATTGGTTGTTCATAATGATATTGTTGATCAAGTGATAGATGTAATTCAAAGAACGGCTCATACGGGAAATCCGGGAGATGGAAAAATATTTGTAATTGAAGTTAGTAACGTTGTTAAGATAAGAACAAATGAGAGAGGCGCAGTAGCGATTTGA
- a CDS encoding CusA/CzcA family heavy metal efflux RND transporter gives MNKIIDFVLKNRLLILVLGIIIMAAGYLSYKQLPIDAFPDVSPSLVQVFTVTEGLAPEEVEKYVTYPIEVTMNGLPNLETIRSVSNFGLSVVNIYFKDGTDIYFARQLVNERLTEAREQIPEGFGDPQMGPISTGMGLVLFYYLDDTTGTYTLEELRTIQDWLIKYQLQTVPGVTEVLGIGGYEKQFQVAIDPNALLRYDVTINEIVEKIKANNLNVGAQFIEKDAEEFVVRSVGLTQKIEDIENIIIKAEDGIPIYLSQLADVEIGGAIRRGVQTRNGIGEVVSGMVVKLYGTNSSTVISAVEQKLAEINKILPEGIKIVPYYEQKSLVESAVTTVTNALWQGIILVVIILMIFMGSLRPSIVVALSIPFAILFAFIGMSYFNISINLMSFGGLAIAIGMMVDATIVLVENIDRLKRESGKEENFIHIISVAGKEVIRPITFAIIIIIVVFIPLFTLQGVEGKTFSPLAYTIALAMLGSLIFAVLIAPVLSSYLMRRTKKEINSNKEQKELWIVLQLQKVYEPVVRFFVRRRIIAVMLASLILLFGIIIFPQLGSEFTPTLQEGTIVMRMSMAPSISLTESTRLTLIAERRLMKIQEVAGAVTRIGRGEVGAHTDPINSAEMYVLLKPKEQWRRDMSQGELEEIIREEFGEIPGALVNFTQPIQMTVDELLEGVRAELAIKLFGGDLEVLKNEAEKIASVIRTVKGAEDVQVDQVTGAPQLKIVINRHSIARYGINVEDVQQVIRTAVGGETAGQIFEEIRRFDILVRFTPEARLTASDIGKILIKAPNGTNVPLSQLAEIEEVIGPRQITRENNQRFITIQANVVGRDIGSFVEEGQQVIESNVKLPAGYLVTWGGQFRLQQEANKRFAVVIPITLLLIFLLLFFNFGSVKNSLLILLNIPLALIGGVVGLWITGQNLSVPSSVGFIALFGVALENGMILVTYFNQLMREGLKIDEASVKGALLRVRPVLMTALTTALGLIPLLFAAGTGSEVQRPLATVVVGGLFTSTILTLLVLPALYKWFSIKFSEREM, from the coding sequence ATGAATAAAATAATAGATTTTGTATTAAAGAACAGACTTCTGATTCTTGTTTTAGGAATAATAATAATGGCTGCTGGTTATTTAAGTTATAAGCAGCTTCCAATAGATGCTTTCCCGGATGTTTCACCTTCACTTGTTCAGGTTTTTACAGTTACAGAAGGATTAGCGCCGGAAGAAGTTGAAAAATATGTTACTTATCCTATTGAAGTAACAATGAACGGTCTGCCAAATCTTGAAACCATAAGATCTGTTTCAAATTTCGGCTTATCGGTTGTGAATATATATTTCAAGGATGGAACCGATATTTATTTTGCAAGGCAATTAGTAAACGAGAGACTTACTGAAGCAAGAGAACAGATACCGGAAGGTTTTGGTGATCCGCAGATGGGACCAATATCAACCGGAATGGGCTTGGTTTTGTTTTATTATCTTGATGATACTACCGGCACATATACACTTGAAGAATTAAGAACAATACAAGACTGGCTGATAAAATACCAGCTTCAAACAGTTCCCGGTGTTACAGAAGTGCTTGGTATTGGCGGATATGAAAAACAGTTTCAGGTTGCTATAGATCCGAATGCACTACTGCGCTATGATGTGACTATAAATGAAATTGTTGAGAAGATAAAAGCAAATAATTTAAATGTTGGTGCACAATTTATTGAAAAGGATGCTGAAGAATTTGTTGTCCGGTCTGTCGGGCTAACACAAAAAATTGAAGACATTGAAAACATTATAATAAAAGCTGAAGATGGAATACCCATTTATCTTTCCCAGTTGGCGGATGTTGAAATAGGTGGTGCAATCAGGCGGGGTGTTCAAACAAGGAATGGAATTGGTGAAGTAGTTTCGGGTATGGTAGTGAAATTGTACGGAACAAACTCTTCTACTGTAATTAGCGCGGTTGAACAAAAGCTTGCTGAAATAAATAAAATACTTCCGGAAGGAATAAAAATAGTTCCTTACTACGAACAAAAATCACTTGTAGAATCTGCAGTTACAACGGTAACAAATGCATTATGGCAGGGAATAATTTTAGTAGTAATTATTCTGATGATTTTTATGGGATCTCTGCGCCCAAGCATAGTGGTTGCACTGTCAATACCCTTTGCTATTCTTTTTGCGTTTATTGGGATGAGCTACTTTAATATTTCAATAAACCTTATGTCCTTCGGCGGGCTGGCTATTGCCATTGGAATGATGGTGGATGCGACAATTGTTTTGGTGGAAAATATTGACCGGCTGAAACGAGAATCTGGTAAAGAAGAAAACTTCATTCATATTATATCTGTAGCAGGTAAAGAAGTAATCCGTCCAATTACTTTCGCAATAATCATTATTATTGTTGTCTTTATTCCGCTGTTTACACTTCAGGGTGTTGAAGGAAAAACATTCAGTCCCCTTGCATATACCATTGCACTTGCGATGCTGGGGTCATTAATATTTGCCGTACTAATTGCTCCGGTTCTTTCTTCTTATTTAATGAGAAGAACAAAAAAAGAAATCAACAGCAATAAAGAACAAAAAGAATTATGGATTGTATTACAACTGCAAAAAGTATATGAACCGGTTGTAAGATTTTTTGTGCGAAGAAGAATAATTGCAGTAATGCTGGCTTCATTAATATTATTATTCGGAATAATAATTTTTCCTCAGCTTGGCTCCGAGTTTACGCCAACCTTGCAGGAAGGAACTATTGTAATGAGGATGTCAATGGCTCCGTCAATATCGTTAACTGAAAGCACAAGATTAACATTGATTGCCGAAAGAAGATTAATGAAAATACAGGAAGTAGCAGGAGCAGTTACAAGAATTGGCAGAGGTGAAGTGGGTGCTCATACGGACCCAATAAATAGTGCGGAAATGTATGTACTTCTTAAGCCCAAAGAACAATGGCGGCGCGATATGAGTCAGGGTGAATTAGAAGAAATTATTCGTGAAGAATTTGGAGAAATACCGGGCGCGCTTGTTAACTTCACTCAGCCGATTCAGATGACTGTTGATGAACTTCTCGAAGGTGTAAGAGCAGAATTGGCTATCAAATTATTTGGCGGTGACCTTGAAGTTTTAAAGAATGAAGCAGAAAAAATTGCTTCGGTTATCAGAACTGTAAAAGGAGCCGAAGATGTTCAGGTTGACCAGGTAACGGGTGCACCGCAGTTAAAAATTGTGATAAACAGACATAGCATAGCCCGTTACGGAATTAATGTTGAAGATGTGCAGCAGGTAATTAGAACAGCGGTAGGCGGAGAAACTGCAGGACAAATATTTGAAGAAATAAGAAGATTCGATATACTAGTCCGATTCACACCCGAAGCAAGATTAACGGCAAGCGACATTGGTAAAATACTTATTAAAGCACCAAATGGGACAAATGTGCCGCTAAGTCAGCTTGCTGAAATAGAAGAAGTAATAGGACCGAGACAAATAACCAGAGAAAATAACCAGCGGTTTATAACTATACAGGCAAATGTTGTTGGTAGAGATATAGGTTCATTTGTTGAAGAAGGACAGCAAGTAATCGAATCAAACGTGAAGCTGCCAGCCGGCTATCTTGTAACGTGGGGCGGACAGTTCAGACTTCAGCAGGAAGCAAATAAAAGATTTGCAGTAGTTATTCCGATCACGTTACTTCTGATATTTTTATTACTCTTTTTCAATTTTGGATCCGTTAAAAACTCACTGCTTATTCTTTTGAATATTCCGCTTGCGTTAATCGGCGGTGTAGTAGGGCTCTGGATAACAGGACAAAATCTTTCTGTTCCTTCCTCGGTTGGCTTTATTGCGTTATTTGGCGTCGCATTAGAAAACGGAATGATACTCGTTACTTATTTTAATCAACTGATGAGAGAAGGTTTAAAAATAGATGAAGCGTCGGTTAAAGGAGCTTTGTTAAGAGTAAGACCGGTTTTAATGACCGCGCTTACAACCGCTCTTGGTTTAATTCCATTATTGTTTGCGGCAGGTACAGGGAGTGAAGTTCAAAGACCTCTTGCAACCGTGGTAGTTGGTGGATTGTTTACTTCAACTATACTTACTCTATTAGTTTTGCCCGCTTTATACAAATGGTTTTCAATAAAATTCAGCGAACGTGAAATGTAA
- a CDS encoding efflux RND transporter periplasmic adaptor subunit, with product MKKKIIIIIGLAFIIIAVGLYFIIESNGGDSSTNTSEKQLYTCGMHPDVISEEPGDCPICGMKLLPKKGTGSSTISGERKILYWRAPMDPNEIYDAPGKSKMGMDLVPVYEDAAGAEGIVSIDPTVVQNMNVKTALVEKKSLSSEVVTNGILTTNEKTEYIVTTRVNGWVENLYINYTGQPVTKGQKLMDIYSPELVAAQQELITALNYQKAVNKTSFDEVRESGDELLKNAVRKLQLLEIPESDIEKIKETREVKTYVTLYAQSSGTVLEKNILDGQKIMAGMPLLKIANLSNLWLTADVYEYELSKIKEGSKAEIRFNYFPGKVYEGKVSFIYPTLETKTRTVKIRIDIPNTKGELKPSMFANVVIKGKDLGVKPVIPENAVIRSGRKDIIILALGEGKFKPQEITLGDYSDGYYQVIRGLSEGSKIVTSAQFLIDSESNLRAAVSQFKGADKLKTPEKEETPEHKLDTMSDADKEEMDMPEQSDKEMNKDMESHSGHEHSSPLIRTGVIDLKAIDKNKDGKVFQDVMDWNVISDEPGRCPICNMELQEVTLDEAKKNLIENEFKVK from the coding sequence GTGAAAAAGAAAATCATAATAATAATTGGACTTGCGTTTATAATAATAGCAGTTGGATTGTACTTTATAATTGAATCTAACGGTGGGGATAGTTCAACAAACACATCTGAGAAACAGCTTTACACCTGCGGAATGCATCCTGACGTAATATCCGAAGAACCAGGGGATTGCCCTATATGCGGTATGAAATTGCTTCCGAAAAAAGGAACAGGGTCATCTACGATTAGTGGAGAAAGAAAAATTCTTTACTGGCGCGCCCCGATGGACCCAAATGAAATTTATGATGCACCCGGAAAATCAAAAATGGGGATGGATCTGGTTCCCGTTTATGAAGATGCAGCAGGCGCTGAAGGCATTGTTTCAATAGATCCAACAGTTGTTCAAAATATGAATGTTAAAACTGCGCTTGTAGAAAAGAAAAGTCTTTCCTCAGAAGTTGTTACAAATGGAATCTTAACCACCAATGAAAAAACAGAGTATATAGTTACAACAAGAGTTAACGGGTGGGTTGAAAATCTTTACATAAACTATACAGGTCAGCCTGTTACAAAAGGTCAAAAGCTGATGGACATATACTCCCCTGAACTCGTTGCTGCCCAACAGGAGTTGATTACAGCACTTAATTATCAGAAAGCGGTGAACAAGACAAGTTTCGATGAGGTTCGCGAAAGCGGCGATGAGCTTTTAAAGAATGCTGTCAGAAAACTTCAGCTTTTGGAAATACCTGAAAGCGACATTGAAAAAATTAAAGAGACACGTGAAGTAAAAACTTATGTTACACTTTATGCACAAAGCAGCGGAACCGTTTTAGAAAAAAATATTCTGGATGGACAGAAAATAATGGCTGGTATGCCGCTCCTAAAAATTGCTAATCTTTCTAATCTATGGTTAACAGCGGACGTTTATGAGTATGAACTTTCTAAAATAAAAGAAGGCTCTAAAGCTGAGATTAGATTTAATTACTTCCCCGGAAAAGTCTATGAAGGGAAAGTATCATTCATTTATCCCACACTTGAAACGAAAACCAGAACAGTAAAGATAAGAATAGATATTCCCAATACTAAAGGCGAACTGAAACCTTCAATGTTTGCCAACGTAGTTATTAAAGGAAAAGATTTAGGAGTTAAACCGGTTATACCTGAAAATGCTGTAATAAGAAGCGGAAGAAAAGATATAATAATTCTTGCATTGGGTGAAGGAAAATTCAAACCGCAGGAAATTACTCTAGGTGATTATTCAGATGGATATTATCAAGTTATAAGAGGATTATCTGAAGGAAGTAAGATAGTAACATCAGCTCAATTCTTAATTGATTCGGAGAGTAATCTGAGAGCTGCAGTTAGTCAGTTTAAAGGTGCTGATAAATTAAAAACACCGGAGAAAGAAGAAACACCCGAACATAAACTTGATACAATGTCTGATGCTGATAAAGAAGAAATGGATATGCCGGAACAAAGTGATAAGGAAATGAATAAAGATATGGAATCTCATTCCGGTCATGAACATTCTTCCCCATTAATAAGAACCGGAGTAATTGATTTGAAAGCAATTGATAAAAATAAAGATGGAAAAGTTTTTCAGGATGTTATGGATTGGAACGTAATTTCTGATGAACCCGGTAGATGCCCTATTTGCAATATGGAGTTGCAGGAAGTTACTCTTGATGAAGCAAAGAAAAACTTAATTGAAAACGAATTTAAAGTAAAATAA
- a CDS encoding efflux RND transporter periplasmic adaptor subunit, with product MKKYFGEKQMKLIGILFITLLVVFAAGCSDEKTEIEGVETEEHSKAETQNENEEHSEEIVLTEETMKEFGIEVKEAGPGIIKTHIDLTGEIIAEPSRISHIIPRFNGIVKEVYKTVGDKVKKGETLALIESNESLTTYEVQSLISGTIIEMHMTQGELIGNEAHAFTIADLDRVWANFNIYQKDLGKIRGGQRALVSVGSMDIEETGTISYVSPIVDEKTRTATARVILNNQSGKWLPGMFVTAKVYASEKKFPIVVEKTALQTLEEQIVVFVKDEDGGFKPQVVKTGNENDDNIEIISGLKAGDQYVSKNSFILKAEILKESFGGGHGH from the coding sequence ATGAAAAAGTATTTTGGAGAAAAACAAATGAAACTAATAGGAATATTGTTCATAACATTATTAGTAGTTTTTGCAGCCGGATGTTCCGATGAAAAAACAGAGATTGAAGGTGTTGAAACAGAAGAACATAGCAAAGCTGAAACGCAAAATGAAAATGAAGAGCATTCGGAAGAAATTGTTCTTACAGAAGAAACAATGAAAGAATTCGGAATTGAAGTTAAAGAAGCTGGACCCGGAATAATAAAAACACACATTGATTTAACCGGTGAAATAATTGCTGAACCTTCGAGAATTTCACATATAATTCCGCGGTTTAATGGTATAGTTAAAGAAGTTTATAAAACTGTGGGCGATAAAGTAAAAAAAGGAGAAACTCTTGCCTTAATAGAAAGCAATGAAAGTTTAACCACCTATGAGGTTCAATCATTGATAAGCGGAACAATAATAGAAATGCATATGACACAGGGTGAACTGATTGGAAATGAAGCACACGCTTTTACAATTGCAGATCTTGATAGAGTCTGGGCTAATTTTAATATTTATCAAAAAGATCTTGGAAAAATCAGAGGCGGGCAGAGAGCGCTTGTTTCGGTTGGTTCAATGGATATTGAAGAGACGGGAACCATTTCCTATGTGAGTCCTATTGTTGATGAAAAAACAAGAACAGCCACCGCAAGAGTAATATTGAATAATCAATCCGGTAAATGGCTGCCAGGGATGTTCGTGACTGCAAAAGTATATGCAAGCGAAAAAAAATTTCCGATAGTAGTTGAAAAAACAGCATTGCAAACTTTAGAAGAACAGATAGTTGTTTTTGTAAAAGATGAAGATGGCGGATTCAAGCCTCAAGTTGTAAAAACAGGTAATGAAAATGATGATAATATTGAAATTATTAGTGGATTAAAAGCTGGCGATCAATATGTATCTAAAAATTCATTCATACTCAAAGCCGAGATATTGAAAGAATCTTTCGGCGGCGGACACGGACATTAA
- a CDS encoding TolC family protein, whose amino-acid sequence MTKALVLFLLFAGIISSYSQTNDSSLDSLINQALLVSPKLKMLKAKYNASESRIEVNSNLPDPMLTLGLMNLPTNSFSFTQEPMTGKIVGLSQAFPFPGKLGSVADVAEKDAEIVTKEISDSENEIKKIISQNYWELVFVRKAIDVANESKILLKDIAEVVRANYSVSKASQQNLLKVELEITNITDRIEEMKSKENSLVSMINAQLLRDAQSFIYTNDLPSIEYLKITQNKLDSLAKSYRPFLEGIQLAKQKAELMKDLAEYDYYPNFNLSLQYSFRDKIEKTNMPLDDFFSVMVGLSIPLNYGGKVTAKVEEAEAMQNMYEEQYQASLQMLNGTFGSSIAKLNTLQERIKLIEEALLPQAQQTYSASLSSYQVAQIDFINVVDAQNKLYQVETNLYRLKSEYLKEINELEFLTGIEF is encoded by the coding sequence ATGACTAAAGCTCTTGTATTGTTTCTTCTGTTTGCAGGAATTATTTCTTCCTATTCACAAACAAATGATAGCTCTCTCGATTCTTTAATAAACCAGGCACTTCTGGTTAGTCCCAAATTAAAAATGTTAAAAGCAAAGTATAATGCATCTGAGAGCAGGATTGAAGTAAACTCAAATTTGCCCGACCCGATGCTTACTCTCGGGTTAATGAACTTACCCACTAATTCATTTTCTTTTACACAGGAACCAATGACAGGAAAAATAGTCGGTTTAAGCCAGGCTTTTCCATTTCCGGGCAAGCTGGGCTCTGTTGCGGATGTAGCTGAAAAAGATGCTGAAATTGTTACCAAAGAAATATCAGATTCAGAGAATGAAATCAAAAAGATTATCTCCCAGAATTATTGGGAACTGGTGTTCGTCAGAAAAGCAATTGACGTTGCAAATGAGAGCAAAATATTATTGAAAGATATAGCGGAAGTTGTCAGAGCTAATTACTCCGTTTCGAAGGCAAGCCAGCAGAACCTTTTAAAAGTTGAACTTGAAATAACAAATATTACAGATAGAATTGAAGAGATGAAGAGCAAAGAAAATTCTCTCGTTTCAATGATAAATGCACAGCTTTTAAGAGATGCTCAATCATTTATCTATACAAATGACCTTCCTTCAATTGAATATTTAAAAATTACTCAGAATAAGCTTGATTCTCTCGCTAAATCTTACAGACCTTTTCTCGAAGGTATTCAATTAGCAAAACAAAAAGCTGAGTTGATGAAAGATCTTGCAGAATATGATTACTATCCCAACTTCAATTTGTCATTGCAGTACTCATTCAGAGATAAAATTGAAAAAACAAATATGCCTCTGGATGATTTCTTTTCTGTTATGGTTGGTCTTTCCATACCGCTTAATTATGGAGGCAAAGTAACCGCAAAAGTTGAAGAAGCAGAAGCAATGCAGAATATGTATGAGGAACAATATCAGGCATCTTTACAAATGCTAAACGGAACTTTTGGATCATCAATTGCAAAGCTTAACACTCTGCAGGAAAGAATAAAGCTGATTGAAGAAGCTTTGCTTCCCCAGGCACAGCAGACTTATTCTGCATCTCTTTCAAGCTATCAGGTTGCACAGATTGATTTTATCAACGTAGTTGATGCACAAAATAAATTATACCAGGTAGAGACAAACCTTTACAGGTTAAAATCAGAATACCTAAAAGAAATTAACGAACTTGAATTTTTAACAGGAATAGAATTTTAA
- a CDS encoding TolC family protein encodes MRIISVLVLLLLSLIVQTGAQQGNDSIKNQTEEITITEAVEIALKNNPNLKAFEYELTFLEKQKIQAGLIPNPEANFEAEDFLGGKELSGFKGSQYTLSGSQLFELGGKRGSRLNLAETEIVSSKGEYELLKLDVIASVKSTFFLLFQIQMQIEQQRKFVELNEDILKTISERVKAGRTSPAEESKVKVALINSQIELQRLQRSYLSVQTRLNSLLGTTGKNLVPSTDLFENLLTPPNKENVLQDLENIPSIKNLNNETNIRKAQLELEESQAIPDLTASLGVRYLNELKTNSFVAGVSIPLPFFSRNQGNIQAAEVRLEQIDAIKNARRLNVIAKLNTANNNLLSSYNNSLQLKNNIIPEAENAYEITRQGYIQGRFAFIDLLDAQRTLFETQTQFLLELADYYNALIEIENITGKNLIK; translated from the coding sequence ATGCGCATTATAAGTGTATTAGTTCTCTTGTTATTAAGCTTGATTGTTCAGACAGGTGCACAACAAGGGAATGATTCAATTAAAAATCAAACAGAAGAAATAACAATTACTGAAGCAGTTGAAATTGCCTTAAAAAACAATCCGAATCTGAAGGCATTTGAATATGAGTTAACTTTTCTCGAGAAACAAAAAATTCAAGCCGGGCTAATTCCCAATCCCGAAGCGAATTTTGAAGCAGAAGATTTTCTCGGCGGAAAGGAATTAAGCGGCTTCAAAGGAAGTCAATATACTCTTTCAGGCAGCCAGCTTTTTGAGCTTGGAGGAAAGAGAGGCAGCCGTTTAAATCTTGCTGAAACTGAAATTGTCTCCTCAAAGGGAGAGTATGAACTGCTAAAGCTTGATGTTATTGCCAGCGTCAAATCAACTTTCTTTTTGTTGTTTCAAATTCAAATGCAGATTGAGCAGCAAAGAAAATTTGTTGAACTCAATGAAGATATTCTGAAAACTATTTCAGAACGTGTAAAAGCAGGACGAACTTCTCCGGCTGAAGAATCAAAAGTAAAAGTTGCTTTGATTAACAGCCAGATAGAATTGCAGCGTCTGCAAAGAAGTTATTTATCGGTTCAAACAAGATTAAATTCTTTATTGGGTACAACTGGAAAAAATCTGGTACCATCTACGGATTTGTTTGAAAATCTTCTTACGCCGCCAAACAAAGAAAACGTGCTACAAGATTTAGAAAATATTCCTTCAATAAAAAACCTAAATAATGAAACTAATATCAGAAAAGCACAGCTTGAGTTGGAAGAATCACAGGCAATTCCGGATTTAACGGCAAGCTTGGGCGTAAGATATTTGAATGAACTGAAAACCAATTCATTTGTTGCCGGAGTTTCAATCCCGCTTCCTTTTTTTAGCAGGAACCAGGGAAACATCCAGGCAGCAGAAGTAAGATTAGAGCAAATAGATGCAATTAAAAATGCACGAAGGTTAAATGTAATAGCAAAATTAAATACAGCTAATAATAATCTTTTGAGTTCTTACAATAATTCGCTGCAGTTGAAGAACAACATCATCCCCGAAGCGGAGAATGCATACGAGATAACAAGACAAGGATATATACAAGGAAGATTTGCTTTTATTGATTTATTGGATGCACAGAGAACATTATTTGAAACCCAAACGCAATTCTTGCTTGAGTTGGCAGATTATTACAACGCATTGATAGAAATAGAAAACATAACAGGGAAAAATTTAATAAAATGA